The following is a genomic window from Prevotella nigrescens.
GAACGCAATACCACTCTGTTGCGTACCCTCAAGGTCGCCCGGCCCGCGGAGTTTTAGGTCGGCTTCGGCTATTTCAAATCCATCGTTCGTATCGCACATAATATCTATTCGTCGGCGTGTCTCGGTTGTCAGTTTATGGCTGGTTACCAGTATGCAGAAACTTTGTTCAGCACCTCTGCCCACCCTACCCCTAAGCTGATGTAGCTGTGACAAGCCAAAGCGTTGAGCATCTAAAATAACCATAACACTTGCATTTGGAACATTTACGCCTACTTCTATAACGGTAGTGGCAACAAGTATCTGTGTTTTCCCCTCCACGAAGAGTTTCATTTCGGCTTCTTTCTCCTTATCCTTCATCTTGCCGTGAATCTTGCTCATCTTAAATTCGGGGAACACTTCTTTTAGTGCTTCATAACCACTTTCAAGGTTTTTAAGATCGATTTTCTCGCTCTCTTTGATTAGCGGGAATACGATGTAAACTTGACGTCCTAAGTTTATCTGCTTGCGAATGCCGTCGTAGAGGCTTGTTGTCTGTGTGTCGAACTTGTGAATGGTTTGTATCGGTTTGCGTCCGGGAGGCAGTTCGTCTATCACACTCACATCTAAATCGCCGTATAGGGTCATTGCTAAGGTGCGCGGAATAGGGGTAGCAGTCATTACAAGAATATGTGGTGGATTTTCGTTCTTGCTCCATAGTTTTGCACGTTGCGCCACACCGAAGCGGTGTTGTTCGTCAATGACAGCTAAGCCGAGGTTGTTGAACTGTACCTTGTCTTCTATAATGGCATGTGTTCCTACAGCAATATGAATGGAACCATCGATGAGTCCGTCCATCACTTCTTTACGTTTTTTGCCCTTTACGATACCTGTGAGCAACTCTATGCGTAGGTTCATACCCTTCAGAAGGTCTTTCAAGGTTTGTAAATGCTGTTCAGCAAGAATTTCGGTAGGTGCCATCAAACATGCCTGGAAACCATTATCGACGGCAATAAGCATGGACATCAGTGCGACAAGTGTCTTTCCGGAACCGACGTCGCCTTGTAGCAAACGGTTCATTTGCTTTCCGCTCCCCATGTCGGCACGAATCTCTTTCATTACGCGCTTCTGGGCATTGGTAAGTTCGAAAGGCAAGTTATGCGTATAAAACCAATTGAACTGTGTGCCAATAGTTTTGAAGTAGTAGCCTCTGTACTTCCTTCGCTGATCGCTCGCATACCTTAATATATTCAGCTGCACATAGAACAGTTCCTCAAACTTCAAACGAACTTGTGCTCGTTGTGTGTCGTCTACCGAGTTCGGATAGTGGATTTTGCGTAAAGCATCGTTGCGTGAAATAAGATGCAGGCGTTGGGTAATGAAGTTGGGTAACGTTTCGGGCAATGGCGTAACCAGTTTCTCTAAAAGCGTTTTGGTCAGTTTTTCTATGGTATGCGAGGTTATCCCCGACTTCTTCATTTTCTCTGTAGTCGTATAGAATGGTTGCATGCCCATGTTGTTGAGTTGCAGTTCTGAAGCGTCGTCTATGTCGGGGTGTGTAAATTGGAAGCGTTGATTGTAGATAGACGGTTTCCCAAATATTACATATTCTTTTCCGATGAAGTAGTTCTTATATATATATTGTGTACCATTGAACCAAACGAGATCGCAAACACCGTGTCCATCGCTGAAGTGGGCAACGATGCGTTTCTTTCGTCGTCCCATATCAAATTCCTCGAAACTTAGGATATGCCCTTTTATTTGAACGTAGGGCATGTCGGGAACAAGTTCCGAAATGCGATAAACCTTTGTACGGTCTATGTATTTATATGGATAGTACTCTAACAAGTCGCCATAAGTAGAGATACCAAGTTCTTTTCTCAGAATCTCTTTGCGGTGTGGTCCTACCCCCGTAAGATACATTATGTCTTGTTGGAGTATGTCCATTCAGGCTCGTCAATTTTTTGTTTCTTTCTCCTTTATAAGTATTTCGGCCAATTTTAGGTCTAACGGTGTTGTTATCTTAATGTTCTCCCGGTTGCCTTCTACTAACGATATTTTACAACCAAATTGCTCCATTACAGTAGCATCGTCGGTGAAGGATTCCTGATAAGGTTGTGCAAAAACCACCTTTGCCATCGCAATGTTAAACACTTGTGGCGTTTGTACACTGCGGTAATTGGCTCGTTCTACACTTCTTGAACTTCCGTTCTCTTCGACAATGCGTAAACTTTCGGTTATGGGCATCACGGGAATAGCAGCACAAGTACGTTGTGCTTCGTCGTAACATCGCTTAATCGTATCGACCGATACAAAAGGACGCACTCCATCATGAATTCCAACAAGTCCATCGTTGCTTTCTGGGATATGCGATAAACCATTGAGCGATGATTCGAAACGTGTAGAACCACCATTCACAATTTGATGTTCGATGGTAAAAGCATACTTGTTGCATAGCTCCCGCCACAAGTCTTGTTGCTCTTCGGGGAGCACAAGAATAATATTCAATGTCTTATCGTACTCATAAAAACGCTCGATGGTATGCATCAAGATGGGCTTGCCGCCGATGAGCAGGAACTGTTTGGGCAGTTCGCTCCCCATTCGTTGTCCTTTGCCACCTGCTACTATTACGATATAATTCATTGTTTAATACGATTTAGGACATTGTTTAATGGAGTTTTATTAACTCTGAGACCAACATTCCGTCTTTCACATCTTTTGCAATTGCTGCTGAGGTGAGCTGTTCCAAGATAGCAAAACCGTAGATGAAAGCAGCAGCAGGTCCTTTGCCAGTAGTGATATTACCGTCTATTGTGCAAAGTTCTCCTGTGTATTCTGCACCAGTCAGTCGTTTTTCAAAACCAGGATAGCAAGTTGCATGCTTACCTCTTAATACTCCAACAGAACCTAAAACCATTGGCGCAGCACAGATTGCACCCAGACGTTTGCCTTTTTCGTTTTGCTCTACAAGCAATTTGCGCAACCCTTCGTGCAGGTTTAAGTTGGCTGCACCAGGCATTCCACCTGGCAGCATAAGTATGTCTGCATCAAAAAAATCATCGACCTCATCGAACAAAAGGTCAGCTTTAACTGTTATTCCGTTTGCAGATTTTACCATTAAGCTATTGGAGATGCTTACAGTCTTAACCTCAACTCCCCCTCTTCGGAGAATATCTACAGGTGCTAATGCTTCTATATCTTCAAAGCCATTAGCAAGAAATTCGTATGCTTTTGCCATATATTTTCATTTAAACCTTTAACATTCCATCTTATTTTGTTATTTTTGCAAAAGGAAAGCATCGGTCAAGCTCTTTAGATATGACCAGGAAGATGCTCAACAATGTATTCTTTCTCTTTAGGAAAGACGATTGCAAATATACAATATTATTCACAAACTGACAAAGACGAAAGAGAAAAGATTAGTTATGCGCTGTATTTGAAAACAGAATATAACTTTAGAAATGAGATTTATGACAAGAAAAGAACTTAGTTTCGCGATCTTCGGAAATAGCAGACAAACGCTTGAAGCCAACTATATAAAAGATGTCTTTGATTATCTTACTAAATATGGGGCAAGAACCTTTGTAGAGGAACATCTATACGAAGGACTTTGCAAGAATCTGATTAAGAAGGAACAAGTAGCGGGGGTAATTAAAGAAAATGACTTTAATACCGATTATGCTATCTCTTTAGGAGGCGATGGTACGTTTCTTAGAGCAGCCAGCAGAGTAGGTGCAAAGCAAATTCCAATTATTGGAGTGAATATGGGACGTTTGGGTTTCCTTGCTGATGTGTTGCCTAACGAAATAGAAGAAGTCTTAGACGATATATATAAAGGTGATTTCGATATTGACGAACGTTCTGTTATCAAAATAGAAACGGAGAACGAGGTTATAGAGACGAGTCCCTACGCTCTGAACGATATTTCTATACTGAAACGCGATAATGCATCAATGATAACAATACACGCCAGGATAGATGATGAATATTTGGTAACGTACCAAGCTGACGGCTTAATAGTGAGTACTCCCACCGGTTCTACAGCTTATTCGTTGTCAAATGGTGGCCCCATTATTGTTCCTCGGGGTGATATTCTGTGTCTGACCCCTGTAGCACCACACAGTTTAAATATCCGTCCGATAGTGTTTAACGACGATGTTGTCATACGTTTAGAGGTAGAGAGTAGAAGCCATAACTATCTTGTTGCCATTGATGGACGTTCTGTAAAACTTAAGGAGGGAACCATGCTGACAATAAGGAAAGCTCCATTTGTAACACGAATAGTGAAGCGTCGGGATTATAGCTATTTCGCTACATTGCGCACGAAGCTGATGTGGGGTGCTGATTTGCGAAAGTAACATAACGTCTCAAGCTATATGATGAAGACGAAATAAAGAAAAGGGTCTCCAACGTAATGGGAATAAAAGTTTTTTTCAACACTCCAGAAACTAAGTATGGAACCAAAGATATTTTCCTTTGGCTTTGGCGCGCATGGCGAGGCAACCGATTGCAGGCTGTCCTTAATGCTGTGGTTGGACTATTAGGTGTTGTAGTATCGCTATCGTCGGTATGGGCTGTGCAACATGCCATTGACGTTGCGGCGCACGAAGTTGAGGGGAACATCATAATAGCCGTACTTCTTATGGGCGGTCTCATCTTGTCTAACTTTGCGCTGAATATAGCTTCGGTCTGGATACGAAACATCTTGGGAATAAAGGCTCAGAACAGAATGCAGCAAAAACTGCTCGATCGTATGTTACGTTCGAAGTGGAATGGCAAGGAAACCCATCATTCGGGCGACGTGTTAAATCGTTTAGAGACCGATGTTACAAATGTTGTGAACTTCTTAACGGAGATTATACCGAACTCGCTTTCCACATTGGCACTTTTTGTTGGAGCGTTCGGTTACTTGTTTATGATGGACTGGCGGTTGGCAATCGTTATTGTAATAATGATTCCTATCTTCATTCTTTTCAGCCGAGTCTATGTACGACAGATGCGCCATCTGACAAGTGAAGTGCGAACGTCCGACTCAAAGGTGCAAAGCATATTGCAAGAAACAATTCAACATAGGCTGCTTATTAAGACCTTAGAAGGAGATAGCGCTGCCGTTGATAGGCTCGAAGATACACAAAGTGTGTTGAGAAGCAATGTTGTACGGCGTACAAAGTTCTCAGTATTTTCTTACTTGGTGCTTAATTTAGGATTCTCTGTCGGTTATCTTATTGCTTTTACTTGGGCAGCCGTCAGACTTTCGGGGGGCACATTAACCTTTGGTGGAATGACTGCCTTTTTGCAATTGGTAAACAAAATACAAAATCCGGCACGTCAGCTTACGCATCTTGCACCTCAATTTGTGTCAGTTTTCACAGCAGCAGAACGATTGATGGAATTAGAAGAAAATCCATTGGAAGAACAAGGAGAACCTATCGAACTGAAGGCACCATGTGGTGTACGTTTCATAGACGTGGCTTTTGCTTATGATGATTCTGAAAATAATGTTATTGAACATCTTAGTTATGACTTCTATCCAACATCTTGCACTGCCATTCTGGGCGAAACAGGTGCCGGGAAGACAACCATGGTGCGTATGATTTTGGCTCTTTTGCAGCCTAACAGTGGGAAAGTTGAAATCTATAACGAAAAAGAACACCACGACTTAAGCCCACTATTACGAACTAACTTCGTATATGTCCCGCAAGGAAATACACTTATGAGTGGTACAATTCGCGATAACCTTCGTCTCGGAAAACTTGACGCTACAGACGACGAGATGGCAGAAGCACTCAAACGCAGTTGTGCTGACTTTGTGTTTGAACTTCCTGACGGACTTGATACGAAGTGCACGGAACAGGGGGGAGGACTAAGTGAAGGGCAAGCCCAGCGCATCTCAATAGCACGCGCACTATTGCGTAACCGTAGCATCATGCTTTTCGATGAGGCTACATCGGCGCTTGACCCTGACACTGAGCGGAAACTTTTGCAAAATATTCTCTCGAAACGCGATAAAACCATCATATTCATTACCCACCGACCAGCTGTGATGGAATATTGCGACCAAACAATAGAAATAAAAAAACGACATTCGTGCAGGGAATACATAAAGGAGAGACAAGTGTAACCCCCAACAGAAAGATATAAAACAATTAAATAAGAAGAAAAAATGAGAAGAACAATTCTATCGACAATGTTTCTTTTGGCGACTTTCGCTACAGCTGCAGCACAAGACTTAGACAGCAAATATGCTACAAATCTGCTGAAGCCAGGAACTGTTGCGCCCGATTTCACACTGAGAACCGCCGACGAAAAGGACATAAAACTACGAGAATTTCGTGGAAACTATGTCGTTTTAGACTTCTGGGCATCGTGGTGCCCCGATTGCAGAAAAGATATTCCAGCCATGAAACAGCTTTGGAGCAACCTCATGGATTACAATGTGCGCATTATTGGAATATCGTTCGACACAAACAAAGAGGCTTGGGTCAATACATATTGGGACAAATATCAAATGAATTGGACGCAAGTAAGCGAACTGAAGAAGTGGAAGAAGGATACGAAAATAGACCGTTTGTATCACGTAGACTGGATTCCAACAATGTACCTCATAGATCCTAATGGAAGAATAGTCCTGGGCACGGTAGAGATAGAGAAGCTTCGTGCTACTCTTGAAGGGCTGAGACCCCAATTAAAGATGTCTACTGCCGATGTTATGCCCGTGTATGTAGGTGGTAACGAGGCAATGCAACAATACCTGAAAGAGCATCAGCTTTATACCTTACAAACACGAAAGATGCGTATCAGTGCCAATGTTAAGGTGTCGTTCAGTGTAGAAATGGACGGAACAATTACCGGGGCACGTGTCCTGGACGTTGCCGAATTGAAGGCAAATAGTCCTAAGTACGACAAATTAAGCGAAGACAGGAAAGCTGAAGTATTGGCAGCTGCCACAGAGCATTTCCGAAAGGAAGCCATTCGGTTGGTAGAACACATGCCACTATGGACGCCTGCATTAAAGAACGGTCGTCCTGTCAAAGAGAAAACAACCATAGTCATAGAATTCGATCCCTATTATAAAGGACCAAAAAAATAATTAACTTGCAATTAAAACGTAATGAACTACGTTGAAAGAAGAGCTGTGTCTGCTAATGCAAAGATACTAATTTTAAAACTAATCACAACGCGACATATTGTTTCTAATGACCACCATTAGAAAATAATTTTTGGAAATGGATGTTATTCAATAACTTACATCATTAACCACGGGTAAGTATTCCCAATGACCGGTTTGGGTTTAAGACAGTACCCTAAACTTATCCCGAACTGGCGTAGATACTGGAAATCGCCTTGGTTTTATAAAAATAATTCTGACAGAAAACGATAATTTCGATTTGGCATTGCGAAAGCGGCTGTTTTGCACGGTAAAAGCATAGGTTTTACGTTGCAAAACAGCCGCTTTTGGAATGCAAAACAATAGGTTTTATAATACACTGATAACAAGACTGTTAAGCAATCGCTATTCTTTTGAAAAATATTTACACTTATTTACCGTCAGATGCACGCAACCGAAGCAGTTTTAACAGGCTGTTCAGTGCTGTCCAAACATCTTGTTGGTTGAGCTATTCTTTCAGCAATTGCTCGGCAACAGCTTCCAATTCGGCATACCATTCTTCGCCAAAGCGGCGAACAAGCGGAGCTTTCAGGAACTTATAAATAGGCAAATCAAGTTCCCTACCCTTCTTCACCGCATCTTTGCAAATGTCCCAACGATGATAATTCAGACCTACAAGATTGTTTCCAAACTCCTTTACACGAATGGGATAGAGGGCGCACGAAATGGGTTTTACGAAGCTTGTCTTCCCTTCACGGTACGAACGCTCCAGTGCACAGAGGCAGCAATCTTTGTCGTGGAAGGTGAAAACACAGTCTTTTCCGTGCACAATGCTGGTTACCAAGTCGCCTTCTCGGTCGGTATAAGCAACGCCCTGCTTGTCGATAACGGCTTGCGCAGACGCACTGAGGTCGCCCCACACCGCATCTACAACATCTTCTATGGCTGCTATTTCGTCCATAGAAACAGGTGCGCCAGCATCTCCTTCCACGCAACAGATACCCTTACAAGCATCGAGGTCGCAACAGAACTTCTCCGTTATAATGTCAGGTGAAACCAAAACATCGCCAACCTGCAAGATAGGCATCATCTTCTTATCGCTCATTTCTTTCGTTTTCTCTTTCCTCAGTACGCATTAACCAATCTATTTCACCCATTCCTTGTTGCTTTAAATAAGCGTTGCAACATGTAAATTGGTGCTTTTTAAATTTATACCTTTGCCTTGCAGTAGGGTGATATGATTCGATTATATGATGACGTTCGGTATCTATCAGTCTTTTTTTCCTCTTTGCATCATTTCCCCAAAGCATAAATACAATGTTTTCACGGTTTTTATTTAATGCTTTAATGGCTGCGTCTGTAAAGTTCTGCCATTTAAATCTCTTATGACTATTGGGTTTAGCATCACGCACTGTCAGTGTTGTATTCAGCAACAACACACCTTGTTCAGCCCAACGAGTCAAATCGCCTGATTCGGGCATAGTCTTGCAAAGGTTATCTTCTATCTCTTTATAAATCTTTCGGAGCGATGGCGGCAGCTTTACTCCATCGGGCACAGAGAAGCTCAAGCCCATAGCTTGCCCTTGCTCGTGGTAAGGGTCTTGCCCCAGAATAACCACTTTAACCTTGTCGAACGGACAAAGATTAAAAGCATTGAAAATAAGTTTTTCTGAAGGATAGCATGCTTCTTTATACTCGCTATTTAGTTCTTTAACGAGTTCAGTAAAGTAAGTTTTTTTAATTTCACCCCTCAAATGTTCTTCCCAAGAAGCCTCAAGAGGAACATCTGTACCATTAATCT
Proteins encoded in this region:
- the recG gene encoding ATP-dependent DNA helicase RecG, producing the protein MDILQQDIMYLTGVGPHRKEILRKELGISTYGDLLEYYPYKYIDRTKVYRISELVPDMPYVQIKGHILSFEEFDMGRRKKRIVAHFSDGHGVCDLVWFNGTQYIYKNYFIGKEYVIFGKPSIYNQRFQFTHPDIDDASELQLNNMGMQPFYTTTEKMKKSGITSHTIEKLTKTLLEKLVTPLPETLPNFITQRLHLISRNDALRKIHYPNSVDDTQRAQVRLKFEELFYVQLNILRYASDQRRKYRGYYFKTIGTQFNWFYTHNLPFELTNAQKRVMKEIRADMGSGKQMNRLLQGDVGSGKTLVALMSMLIAVDNGFQACLMAPTEILAEQHLQTLKDLLKGMNLRIELLTGIVKGKKRKEVMDGLIDGSIHIAVGTHAIIEDKVQFNNLGLAVIDEQHRFGVAQRAKLWSKNENPPHILVMTATPIPRTLAMTLYGDLDVSVIDELPPGRKPIQTIHKFDTQTTSLYDGIRKQINLGRQVYIVFPLIKESEKIDLKNLESGYEALKEVFPEFKMSKIHGKMKDKEKEAEMKLFVEGKTQILVATTVIEVGVNVPNASVMVILDAQRFGLSQLHQLRGRVGRGAEQSFCILVTSHKLTTETRRRIDIMCDTNDGFEIAEADLKLRGPGDLEGTQQSGIAFDLKIADIARDGQLVQLARDEAKKIIDNDPTCSKSEYNLLWDRLKELRNTNINWAAIS
- a CDS encoding 2-C-methyl-D-erythritol 4-phosphate cytidylyltransferase yields the protein MNYIVIVAGGKGQRMGSELPKQFLLIGGKPILMHTIERFYEYDKTLNIILVLPEEQQDLWRELCNKYAFTIEHQIVNGGSTRFESSLNGLSHIPESNDGLVGIHDGVRPFVSVDTIKRCYDEAQRTCAAIPVMPITESLRIVEENGSSRSVERANYRSVQTPQVFNIAMAKVVFAQPYQESFTDDATVMEQFGCKISLVEGNRENIKITTPLDLKLAEILIKEKETKN
- a CDS encoding DJ-1 family glyoxalase III, translating into MAKAYEFLANGFEDIEALAPVDILRRGGVEVKTVSISNSLMVKSANGITVKADLLFDEVDDFFDADILMLPGGMPGAANLNLHEGLRKLLVEQNEKGKRLGAICAAPMVLGSVGVLRGKHATCYPGFEKRLTGAEYTGELCTIDGNITTGKGPAAAFIYGFAILEQLTSAAIAKDVKDGMLVSELIKLH
- a CDS encoding NAD kinase is translated as MTRKELSFAIFGNSRQTLEANYIKDVFDYLTKYGARTFVEEHLYEGLCKNLIKKEQVAGVIKENDFNTDYAISLGGDGTFLRAASRVGAKQIPIIGVNMGRLGFLADVLPNEIEEVLDDIYKGDFDIDERSVIKIETENEVIETSPYALNDISILKRDNASMITIHARIDDEYLVTYQADGLIVSTPTGSTAYSLSNGGPIIVPRGDILCLTPVAPHSLNIRPIVFNDDVVIRLEVESRSHNYLVAIDGRSVKLKEGTMLTIRKAPFVTRIVKRRDYSYFATLRTKLMWGADLRK
- a CDS encoding ABC transporter ATP-binding protein — its product is MGIKVFFNTPETKYGTKDIFLWLWRAWRGNRLQAVLNAVVGLLGVVVSLSSVWAVQHAIDVAAHEVEGNIIIAVLLMGGLILSNFALNIASVWIRNILGIKAQNRMQQKLLDRMLRSKWNGKETHHSGDVLNRLETDVTNVVNFLTEIIPNSLSTLALFVGAFGYLFMMDWRLAIVIVIMIPIFILFSRVYVRQMRHLTSEVRTSDSKVQSILQETIQHRLLIKTLEGDSAAVDRLEDTQSVLRSNVVRRTKFSVFSYLVLNLGFSVGYLIAFTWAAVRLSGGTLTFGGMTAFLQLVNKIQNPARQLTHLAPQFVSVFTAAERLMELEENPLEEQGEPIELKAPCGVRFIDVAFAYDDSENNVIEHLSYDFYPTSCTAILGETGAGKTTMVRMILALLQPNSGKVEIYNEKEHHDLSPLLRTNFVYVPQGNTLMSGTIRDNLRLGKLDATDDEMAEALKRSCADFVFELPDGLDTKCTEQGGGLSEGQAQRISIARALLRNRSIMLFDEATSALDPDTERKLLQNILSKRDKTIIFITHRPAVMEYCDQTIEIKKRHSCREYIKERQV
- a CDS encoding redoxin domain-containing protein, translating into MRRTILSTMFLLATFATAAAQDLDSKYATNLLKPGTVAPDFTLRTADEKDIKLREFRGNYVVLDFWASWCPDCRKDIPAMKQLWSNLMDYNVRIIGISFDTNKEAWVNTYWDKYQMNWTQVSELKKWKKDTKIDRLYHVDWIPTMYLIDPNGRIVLGTVEIEKLRATLEGLRPQLKMSTADVMPVYVGGNEAMQQYLKEHQLYTLQTRKMRISANVKVSFSVEMDGTITGARVLDVAELKANSPKYDKLSEDRKAEVLAAATEHFRKEAIRLVEHMPLWTPALKNGRPVKEKTTIVIEFDPYYKGPKK
- a CDS encoding DUF3109 family protein, with amino-acid sequence MSDKKMMPILQVGDVLVSPDIITEKFCCDLDACKGICCVEGDAGAPVSMDEIAAIEDVVDAVWGDLSASAQAVIDKQGVAYTDREGDLVTSIVHGKDCVFTFHDKDCCLCALERSYREGKTSFVKPISCALYPIRVKEFGNNLVGLNYHRWDICKDAVKKGRELDLPIYKFLKAPLVRRFGEEWYAELEAVAEQLLKE
- the ung gene encoding uracil-DNA glycosylase → MSDKKMMPTLQINGTDVPLEASWEEHLRGEIKKTYFTELVKELNSEYKEACYPSEKLIFNAFNLCPFDKVKVVILGQDPYHEQGQAMGLSFSVPDGVKLPPSLRKIYKEIEDNLCKTMPESGDLTRWAEQGVLLLNTTLTVRDAKPNSHKRFKWQNFTDAAIKALNKNRENIVFMLWGNDAKRKKRLIDTERHHIIESYHPTARQRYKFKKHQFTCCNAYLKQQGMGEIDWLMRTEERENERNER